One region of Pirellulales bacterium genomic DNA includes:
- a CDS encoding DUF5615 family PIN-like protein yields the protein MGHVDLVMAVVRAAGWIDLWDELAISYARFQDVGLDADATDAAIWQLCQREQYVLVTSNRNEDDPDSLESTIRSQNTAESLPVLTIADSERLRYSREYVQQVAESLLAA from the coding sequence GTGGGCCACGTCGACCTTGTCATGGCCGTCGTACGCGCGGCGGGCTGGATCGATCTATGGGACGAGCTTGCGATCAGCTATGCACGTTTCCAAGATGTTGGCCTCGATGCCGACGCCACCGACGCCGCAATTTGGCAGCTTTGTCAGCGCGAGCAATATGTTTTGGTCACCAGCAACCGAAATGAAGACGATCCTGATTCGTTAGAGTCTACGATCCGGTCACAGAACACGGCCGAATCCCTGCCGGTGTTGACGATTGCCGACTCCGAGCGGCTTCGATACAGCCGCGAGTACGTTCAGCAGGTCGCTGAAAGTCTACTCGCCGCTTGA